In Phyllopteryx taeniolatus isolate TA_2022b chromosome 13, UOR_Ptae_1.2, whole genome shotgun sequence, the following are encoded in one genomic region:
- the tmem229b gene encoding transmembrane protein 229b isoform X1 produces MEIRGRARRGTQTRCLCGAAEVDVITFSVTSGLISSHACDVSITRRRFSGVVAFNKRRGVFCVCDVHCLTNATQRIVAIRACARVSSRRISVCRVCVQSNGDSGRDLGPESSSRVAMTTMSILAPPPPLSALSRWYLYAIHGFVCEVMFTACWDFALHRNWKLPGVTSVWALLIYGTCILAIERLFLRLRDRFNVGIRCLIYTLWMYAWELSTGLLLRRLGACPWDYSKFRYNLMGLVTAEYIVPWFCAAYLVERLVIQHTLRLRHYDGSDDGWSDPMAGTLRAARRGEKTLRAAGVGGLFKWD; encoded by the exons ATGGAGATTCGTGGCCGGGCGCGGCGTGGCACGCAGACTCGCTGCTTGTGTGGTGCCGCGGAGGTTGATGTCATCACATTTAGCGTCACAAGCGGACTCATTTCGTCACACGCTTGCGACGTCAGTATTACACGACGCCGTTTTAGTGGCGTCGTGGCATTTAACAAGCGTCGCGGTGTGTTTTGCGTGTGTGACGTTCACTGTCTCACCAATGCGACGCAGAGGATTGTCGCCATCCGCGCATGCGCGCGCGTGTCGTCACGTCGCATCAGCGTTTGTCGCGTTTGTGTACAAAGCAATGGAGACTCCGGCCGTG ACCTGGGTCCTGAGTCTTCAAGCCGCGTGGCCATGACGACCATGTCCATCCTGGCGCCTCCGCCCCCGCTGTCCGCGCTGTCCCGCTGGTACCTGTACGCCATCCATGGCTTTGTGTGCGAGGTCATGTTCACGGCGTGCTGGGACTTCGCCTTGCACCGCAACTGGAAGCTCCCGGGCGTTACCAGCGTGTGGGCGCTCTTGATCTACGGAACGTGCATCCTGGCCATCGAGCGCTTGTTCCTCCGTCTGCGCGACCGCTTCAACGTGGGCATCCGCTGCCTCATCTACACCCTGTGGATGTACGCCTGGGAGCTCAGCACTGGCCTACTCCTGCGTCGTTTGGGAGCCTGCCCTTGGGACTACTCCAAGTTCCGCTACAATTTAATGGGCCTGGTAACGGCCGAGTACATCGTGCCGTGGTTCTGCGCCGCCTACCTGGTGGAGCGCCTGGTGATCCAGCACACCCTGCGCCTGCGGCACTACGACGGCTCAGACGACGGCTGGTCCGACCCCATGGCCGGGACCCTCAGGGCTGCCCGCCGGGGCGAGAAGACGTTGCGTGCCGCTGGAGTCGGTGGCTTGTTCAAGTGGGACTGA
- the tmem229b gene encoding transmembrane protein 229b isoform X2: MRRRGLSPSAHARACRHVASAFVAFVYKAMETPAVVRLSVQYSCLHYTYEMMQSGGVFDLGPESSSRVAMTTMSILAPPPPLSALSRWYLYAIHGFVCEVMFTACWDFALHRNWKLPGVTSVWALLIYGTCILAIERLFLRLRDRFNVGIRCLIYTLWMYAWELSTGLLLRRLGACPWDYSKFRYNLMGLVTAEYIVPWFCAAYLVERLVIQHTLRLRHYDGSDDGWSDPMAGTLRAARRGEKTLRAAGVGGLFKWD, encoded by the exons ATGCGACGCAGAGGATTGTCGCCATCCGCGCATGCGCGCGCGTGTCGTCACGTCGCATCAGCGTTTGTCGCGTTTGTGTACAAAGCAATGGAGACTCCGGCCGTGGTGCGTTTAAGTGTTCAATATTCATGTCTTCATTACACATACGAAATGATGCAATCCGGTGGAGTTTTTG ACCTGGGTCCTGAGTCTTCAAGCCGCGTGGCCATGACGACCATGTCCATCCTGGCGCCTCCGCCCCCGCTGTCCGCGCTGTCCCGCTGGTACCTGTACGCCATCCATGGCTTTGTGTGCGAGGTCATGTTCACGGCGTGCTGGGACTTCGCCTTGCACCGCAACTGGAAGCTCCCGGGCGTTACCAGCGTGTGGGCGCTCTTGATCTACGGAACGTGCATCCTGGCCATCGAGCGCTTGTTCCTCCGTCTGCGCGACCGCTTCAACGTGGGCATCCGCTGCCTCATCTACACCCTGTGGATGTACGCCTGGGAGCTCAGCACTGGCCTACTCCTGCGTCGTTTGGGAGCCTGCCCTTGGGACTACTCCAAGTTCCGCTACAATTTAATGGGCCTGGTAACGGCCGAGTACATCGTGCCGTGGTTCTGCGCCGCCTACCTGGTGGAGCGCCTGGTGATCCAGCACACCCTGCGCCTGCGGCACTACGACGGCTCAGACGACGGCTGGTCCGACCCCATGGCCGGGACCCTCAGGGCTGCCCGCCGGGGCGAGAAGACGTTGCGTGCCGCTGGAGTCGGTGGCTTGTTCAAGTGGGACTGA
- the tmem229b gene encoding transmembrane protein 229b isoform X3, whose amino-acid sequence MGMSCCKKQYLGPESSSRVAMTTMSILAPPPPLSALSRWYLYAIHGFVCEVMFTACWDFALHRNWKLPGVTSVWALLIYGTCILAIERLFLRLRDRFNVGIRCLIYTLWMYAWELSTGLLLRRLGACPWDYSKFRYNLMGLVTAEYIVPWFCAAYLVERLVIQHTLRLRHYDGSDDGWSDPMAGTLRAARRGEKTLRAAGVGGLFKWD is encoded by the exons ATGGGGATGAGTTGTTGTAAAAAACAAT ACCTGGGTCCTGAGTCTTCAAGCCGCGTGGCCATGACGACCATGTCCATCCTGGCGCCTCCGCCCCCGCTGTCCGCGCTGTCCCGCTGGTACCTGTACGCCATCCATGGCTTTGTGTGCGAGGTCATGTTCACGGCGTGCTGGGACTTCGCCTTGCACCGCAACTGGAAGCTCCCGGGCGTTACCAGCGTGTGGGCGCTCTTGATCTACGGAACGTGCATCCTGGCCATCGAGCGCTTGTTCCTCCGTCTGCGCGACCGCTTCAACGTGGGCATCCGCTGCCTCATCTACACCCTGTGGATGTACGCCTGGGAGCTCAGCACTGGCCTACTCCTGCGTCGTTTGGGAGCCTGCCCTTGGGACTACTCCAAGTTCCGCTACAATTTAATGGGCCTGGTAACGGCCGAGTACATCGTGCCGTGGTTCTGCGCCGCCTACCTGGTGGAGCGCCTGGTGATCCAGCACACCCTGCGCCTGCGGCACTACGACGGCTCAGACGACGGCTGGTCCGACCCCATGGCCGGGACCCTCAGGGCTGCCCGCCGGGGCGAGAAGACGTTGCGTGCCGCTGGAGTCGGTGGCTTGTTCAAGTGGGACTGA